One segment of Carya illinoinensis cultivar Pawnee chromosome 1, C.illinoinensisPawnee_v1, whole genome shotgun sequence DNA contains the following:
- the LOC122316589 gene encoding F-box/kelch-repeat protein At1g16250 isoform X1, whose protein sequence is MEHVGQSIIPGLPDDLALRCLAKMSHGYHGMLETVSRSWRDLIRSPEYANFKARQGRCGDWLFVLTEGSSNEWVAYDPEADRWHPIPKIPIGHVDCQHVGFSCVSVYNMFFVIGGSYLPHNPAFPHQRPFITNDVVHFDPYKKQWTRMASMRTPRSNFACSVVSGKVYVAGGHNLSCTRGLALAEVYDPMTDKWEELPPLSNPQMDCLGLSYKGKFYILSDQVGLTDQRTFEVFSPSNRTWCIVDDIWPFSRAMQFAVQVIGDDRVYTVVDWGDSFIRTRDTEQGEWYDVGSVPPVVLSDHSRPMEAFGYGFAALRDELYILGGKVLKWEESGGGRFDIVKLGLVRVCNPSVTPLGWRETRPMCGSARGSIVGCASLEENSSFPSKGMYC, encoded by the exons AT GGAACATGTGGGTCAATCTATTATTCCCGGATTGCCGGATGACCTGGCTTTGAGATGTTTGGCAAAGATGTCCCATGGATACCATGGAATGCTTGAAACCGTCTCAAGAAGCTGGAGAGATTTAATCCGCAGCCCCGAATATGCCAACTTTAAAGCTAGACAAGGACGTTGTGGGGATTGGCTATTTGTTCTTACTGAAGGGTCGAGCAATGAGTGGGTTGCCTATGATCCTGAGGCTGATAGATGGCATCCTATACCCAAGATCCCAATTGGTCATGTTGACTGCCAACATGTTGGATTTTCTTGTGTTAGTGTCTACAATATGTTTTTTGTGATTGGTGGGTCTTATCTGCCACATAATCCTGCATTTCCCCATCAAAGGCCTTTCATAACAAATGACGTTGTGCATTTTGATCCGTACAAGAAACAATGGACTCGCATGGCAAGTATGCGAACACCACGATCTAATTTTGCGTGCAGTGTTGTTTCTGGTAAGGTTTATGTAGCTGGCGGACACAACTTATCTTGCACCCGAGGGCTTGCTCTTGCCGAGGTTTATGATCCTATGACAGACAA ATGGGAGGAACTGCCGCCACTGTCCAATCCACAGATGGACTGCTTAGGTTTATCatataaaggaaaattctatattcTGAGTGACCAGGTGGGCCTGACTGACCAAAGAACTTTCGAGGTTTTTAGTCCATCGAATAGAACATGGTGCATAGTGGACGATATATGGCCTTTCTCGAGGGCAATGCAATTTGCGGTTCAGGTAATAGGGGATGATCGTGTATATACTGTAGTCGATTGGGGCGATAGCTTCATTAGAACAAGGGATACTGAACAAGGAGAGTGGTATGATGTCGGCTCAGTTCCTCCTGTTGTTCTTTCTGACCACTCCCGCCCAATGGAGGCCTTTGGTTACGGGTTTGCTGCATTAAGGgatgaattatatattttaggagGGAAGGTTCTCAAGTGGGAAGAATCAGGAGGTGGGAGGTTTGACATTGTAAAGTTGGGTTTGGTAAGGGTTTGTAATCCTTCTGTCACACCATTAGGATGGAGGGAAACTAGACCCATGTGTGGATCAGCACGTGGATCTATTGTTGGATGTGCATCCTTGGAAGAAAAttcttcatttccctcaaag GGTATGTATTGTTAG
- the LOC122316589 gene encoding F-box/kelch-repeat protein At1g16250 isoform X2: MSHGYHGMLETVSRSWRDLIRSPEYANFKARQGRCGDWLFVLTEGSSNEWVAYDPEADRWHPIPKIPIGHVDCQHVGFSCVSVYNMFFVIGGSYLPHNPAFPHQRPFITNDVVHFDPYKKQWTRMASMRTPRSNFACSVVSGKVYVAGGHNLSCTRGLALAEVYDPMTDKWEELPPLSNPQMDCLGLSYKGKFYILSDQVGLTDQRTFEVFSPSNRTWCIVDDIWPFSRAMQFAVQVIGDDRVYTVVDWGDSFIRTRDTEQGEWYDVGSVPPVVLSDHSRPMEAFGYGFAALRDELYILGGKVLKWEESGGGRFDIVKLGLVRVCNPSVTPLGWRETRPMCGSARGSIVGCASLEENSSFPSKGMYC; encoded by the exons ATGTCCCATGGATACCATGGAATGCTTGAAACCGTCTCAAGAAGCTGGAGAGATTTAATCCGCAGCCCCGAATATGCCAACTTTAAAGCTAGACAAGGACGTTGTGGGGATTGGCTATTTGTTCTTACTGAAGGGTCGAGCAATGAGTGGGTTGCCTATGATCCTGAGGCTGATAGATGGCATCCTATACCCAAGATCCCAATTGGTCATGTTGACTGCCAACATGTTGGATTTTCTTGTGTTAGTGTCTACAATATGTTTTTTGTGATTGGTGGGTCTTATCTGCCACATAATCCTGCATTTCCCCATCAAAGGCCTTTCATAACAAATGACGTTGTGCATTTTGATCCGTACAAGAAACAATGGACTCGCATGGCAAGTATGCGAACACCACGATCTAATTTTGCGTGCAGTGTTGTTTCTGGTAAGGTTTATGTAGCTGGCGGACACAACTTATCTTGCACCCGAGGGCTTGCTCTTGCCGAGGTTTATGATCCTATGACAGACAA ATGGGAGGAACTGCCGCCACTGTCCAATCCACAGATGGACTGCTTAGGTTTATCatataaaggaaaattctatattcTGAGTGACCAGGTGGGCCTGACTGACCAAAGAACTTTCGAGGTTTTTAGTCCATCGAATAGAACATGGTGCATAGTGGACGATATATGGCCTTTCTCGAGGGCAATGCAATTTGCGGTTCAGGTAATAGGGGATGATCGTGTATATACTGTAGTCGATTGGGGCGATAGCTTCATTAGAACAAGGGATACTGAACAAGGAGAGTGGTATGATGTCGGCTCAGTTCCTCCTGTTGTTCTTTCTGACCACTCCCGCCCAATGGAGGCCTTTGGTTACGGGTTTGCTGCATTAAGGgatgaattatatattttaggagGGAAGGTTCTCAAGTGGGAAGAATCAGGAGGTGGGAGGTTTGACATTGTAAAGTTGGGTTTGGTAAGGGTTTGTAATCCTTCTGTCACACCATTAGGATGGAGGGAAACTAGACCCATGTGTGGATCAGCACGTGGATCTATTGTTGGATGTGCATCCTTGGAAGAAAAttcttcatttccctcaaag GGTATGTATTGTTAG